From Coleofasciculus sp. FACHB-1120, one genomic window encodes:
- a CDS encoding actin-binding WH2 domain-containing protein encodes MNHFAILMYFLRDRQKFLEEISKGIRLENKIVALLISSSVFFALYGAIIGSFSGGLQMVASAIKVPALYLITMGICLPTLYFFDVISGSKRSFGQYLALLLASMSIVGVMLFSFAPITLFFRLSVNDYQFFKLLNVLIFTITGLIGVNVFYRSLIYINEQDSESPRNRTAMIRGWLVLYGFVGSQLGWTLRPFFGTPDRPFELFRPLESNFYFHLLKVIAGALGFR; translated from the coding sequence ATGAACCACTTTGCAATCCTAATGTACTTTTTGCGCGATCGCCAAAAATTTCTGGAAGAAATTAGTAAGGGAATAAGACTTGAAAACAAGATTGTTGCCCTATTAATTAGCAGCTCAGTGTTTTTTGCACTTTATGGAGCCATCATTGGCTCCTTTAGTGGCGGATTGCAAATGGTTGCTTCAGCGATTAAAGTACCAGCCTTGTATTTAATCACGATGGGTATTTGTTTACCTACTTTATATTTTTTTGATGTGATTTCTGGCTCTAAGCGCAGCTTTGGACAATACCTAGCTTTGCTATTAGCTTCAATGTCAATCGTTGGCGTGATGCTGTTTAGCTTTGCACCGATCACCCTGTTTTTTCGCCTTTCCGTTAATGACTATCAATTTTTTAAGCTCTTAAATGTACTGATTTTTACGATTACTGGTTTGATTGGAGTGAATGTTTTTTATCGAAGCCTGATATATATCAACGAGCAAGATTCTGAAAGTCCAAGAAACCGCACAGCGATGATTCGAGGCTGGTTAGTGCTATATGGCTTTGTCGGGAGCCAACTTGGATGGACACTCAGACCTTTTTTCGGGACTCCTGATAGACCCTTCGAGCTATTTCGCCCATTGGAAAGTAACTTTTACTTTCACCTTTTGAAAGTAATTGCTGGCGCACTAGGTTTTCGTTAA
- a CDS encoding TlyA family RNA methyltransferase: MAKQRLDTLLVELDLCASRQLAQRLIRAGEVMVNQQVIDKPGTEVETEAQIKIKERSRFVSRGGEKLSKALEEFGISVQDRICLDGGISTGGFTDCLLQAGAKKVYGVDVGYGQADWKLRNDARVVLKERTNLRYLTPEELYGDEPPADLTVVDVSFISLTKILDALWKLTQPPREAVLLVKPQFEVGRSRVGKKGVVRDPDDQADAIFQVLQVAQPLGWQYRGLSWSPVTGPAGNIEYLLWLDMDSATPPPSLQAIKQITEAAASHFRDNLKS; encoded by the coding sequence ATGGCGAAACAACGACTTGACACCTTATTAGTAGAACTTGATTTATGCGCCTCCCGGCAGTTAGCACAACGGCTAATTCGGGCTGGGGAAGTAATGGTCAATCAGCAAGTCATTGATAAGCCGGGAACGGAGGTAGAAACCGAGGCGCAAATTAAAATTAAAGAGCGATCGCGTTTTGTTTCCAGAGGCGGTGAAAAACTCTCCAAAGCACTTGAAGAATTTGGCATTTCCGTACAAGATCGAATTTGCTTAGATGGCGGAATTTCTACTGGCGGATTCACCGATTGTTTGCTGCAAGCTGGGGCAAAAAAAGTTTACGGCGTTGATGTCGGTTACGGACAAGCTGACTGGAAATTACGCAATGATGCGCGGGTAGTGTTGAAAGAAAGGACTAATCTGCGCTATCTCACACCAGAGGAATTGTACGGTGATGAACCGCCAGCAGATTTAACGGTTGTAGATGTTTCGTTTATTTCCCTAACCAAAATTCTCGATGCTTTGTGGAAATTGACACAGCCTCCCAGAGAAGCGGTATTACTGGTGAAACCTCAGTTTGAAGTCGGGCGATCGCGTGTTGGGAAAAAAGGTGTAGTGCGAGATCCTGACGATCAGGCAGATGCTATTTTCCAAGTGTTACAAGTCGCGCAACCGTTGGGATGGCAATATCGTGGCTTAAGTTGGTCGCCGGTGACAGGACCTGCTGGTAATATCGAGTATCTGTTGTGGTTGGATATGGATAGCGCTACACCACCGCCGAGTTTGCAAGCCATTAAACAGATTACGGAAGCCGCTGCATCTCACTTTCGGGATAATCTTAAATCGTAA
- a CDS encoding TIGR02921 family PEP-CTERM protein: MKNLLHATFHAIFWFCNITFLLVFFVGIFPANASHILKAALSNSPNERELFITLAVPTVISIICTVLGLRRFRKQPLQLIRLFYGVEAPLFLLCILFLFLRQGFRIRLAEFTPASALILGTVGVCMVAFYLEVLYGYAKRHRAIAWLQMSAHSLMPGVGVYLGLLLLFYAAPAAVFLLFYFFQFQWVRDFGYIWTSGNWWMPVSFMLFCVSVVLSLFMPWILASYYIQSGQRILRAFSAQYGRNRTVIGSGTVVTVWMILCLSFNAQPQIQAFKLLENPAPSDSQKAALVAKSDLIRDGLLNAYFSSYRYLGTAEENDHIRAIYESVFGLPESVSQFFQDSYNHLMSPFFYNGSERDMQKAGKLYAQFFDKPIQKAEREAIQHALQSTDNLGDAKAGLLNINQEKVLLRSQQVTVKPQGDWADVELYEVYANQTTAVEEIFYSFSLPESAAITGVWLGDSENLAKRFPFKVSPRGAAQKVYTSQVRRWRPVDPALLEQVGPLQYRLRAFPIPPRLSPQEQAESENQPTEMHLWLTYKVMRQEKGWALPQLGEKRNIFWNQDTQRIRNGEVVSRFGDEWLEPFLPAAGQYQPSVHQVNLANGYQISAKPLAAKDYSMPQGKRFAVILDASRSMATHTRELGETLSWLEQNGFADNIFANNDADLYISASPGAKPQRIDDISRFNANKMTFYGSIQPKEMLRQFTQMRGDTPYDGILLVTDESGYELSDNRKDVPVMPAPLWVVHLGSLSPAYDDATLKAIQDSGGGVCTKISEVLERQATKAALGSSVVSVVDGYAWVMEKVEGNNQSANTTQKPDNKGFEALAARQMVLGLSKKIDGKQIAQLDAIHAIAKTYKIVTPYSSMIVLVNDEQREALRIAEAQKDRFKRLVEDGKEQLRQPNNRFSASVPEPSTIIGLVAIALFLIRSRPRSVKLP; encoded by the coding sequence ATGAAAAATCTGCTTCATGCCACATTCCACGCCATCTTTTGGTTCTGTAATATTACATTTTTGCTGGTTTTCTTCGTCGGTATATTCCCTGCGAATGCGAGTCACATCCTCAAAGCTGCGTTGTCGAATAGTCCGAACGAAAGAGAACTCTTCATCACCCTTGCTGTTCCGACTGTAATATCGATTATCTGTACGGTGCTGGGGCTGCGGCGTTTCCGCAAGCAACCTTTACAGTTGATACGTCTGTTTTATGGCGTGGAAGCACCCCTATTTCTCTTGTGCATACTCTTCTTGTTCCTCCGGCAGGGATTCCGCATCAGGCTAGCGGAATTCACCCCTGCTAGTGCTTTGATTTTGGGCACGGTGGGCGTTTGTATGGTTGCCTTTTACCTCGAAGTGCTATACGGCTATGCAAAACGCCATCGAGCGATCGCATGGTTGCAAATGAGCGCTCACAGTCTGATGCCTGGGGTTGGTGTATACCTGGGGTTGCTGCTGCTATTTTATGCCGCACCCGCCGCTGTCTTTCTCTTGTTCTACTTCTTCCAATTTCAGTGGGTAAGGGACTTTGGGTATATATGGACTTCCGGAAACTGGTGGATGCCCGTCTCTTTTATGCTCTTTTGCGTGAGCGTTGTCCTATCCCTGTTCATGCCTTGGATATTGGCAAGCTACTATATTCAATCTGGACAGCGAATTTTACGCGCTTTTTCCGCACAGTATGGGCGAAACCGCACTGTTATTGGTTCGGGGACGGTGGTGACTGTTTGGATGATTCTGTGCCTCTCATTCAATGCACAGCCCCAAATCCAAGCATTTAAGCTGTTAGAAAACCCAGCACCATCAGATAGCCAAAAGGCAGCACTCGTAGCCAAGTCCGATTTGATTCGGGATGGACTTTTGAATGCTTACTTTTCTTCTTATCGGTATCTTGGCACGGCAGAAGAGAATGACCATATCCGCGCCATATATGAAAGCGTCTTTGGCTTGCCAGAATCGGTTTCCCAGTTCTTCCAAGACAGTTACAATCACCTGATGTCGCCGTTTTTTTACAACGGTTCCGAAAGAGATATGCAAAAAGCCGGAAAGCTTTACGCCCAGTTTTTCGACAAGCCAATTCAAAAAGCGGAACGAGAGGCAATTCAACACGCCTTGCAATCTACTGATAATTTGGGCGATGCAAAGGCAGGGTTGCTGAATATTAACCAGGAAAAGGTGTTGTTGCGATCGCAACAAGTCACCGTTAAACCACAGGGCGACTGGGCAGATGTGGAACTCTACGAAGTTTATGCCAACCAAACCACTGCTGTTGAGGAAATATTCTATTCTTTTTCTTTGCCAGAAAGCGCGGCAATTACAGGAGTGTGGCTGGGCGACAGCGAGAACTTAGCCAAGCGCTTCCCCTTTAAGGTTTCGCCACGCGGTGCCGCTCAGAAAGTCTATACTTCACAGGTAAGGCGTTGGCGTCCCGTCGATCCAGCTTTACTTGAGCAAGTTGGGCCACTTCAATATCGTTTGAGAGCCTTTCCGATTCCTCCCCGCTTATCGCCACAGGAACAAGCGGAGTCAGAAAATCAACCAACCGAGATGCATCTGTGGCTAACCTATAAAGTCATGCGACAAGAGAAAGGGTGGGCGTTACCCCAGCTAGGGGAGAAGCGTAACATCTTTTGGAATCAGGACACCCAGCGTATCCGCAACGGAGAAGTGGTGTCACGTTTTGGTGACGAATGGTTGGAACCATTTTTGCCAGCAGCTGGGCAATATCAGCCAAGCGTGCATCAGGTTAACTTGGCAAATGGCTACCAAATCTCAGCCAAGCCATTAGCGGCAAAAGATTATTCGATGCCTCAAGGGAAGCGGTTTGCGGTCATTCTTGATGCTTCCCGGAGTATGGCAACACATACCAGAGAACTGGGTGAGACTCTGAGTTGGTTGGAACAAAATGGCTTTGCTGACAATATTTTCGCTAACAATGATGCCGATTTGTATATCAGTGCGTCCCCTGGTGCAAAACCGCAGCGCATCGATGATATTAGTCGCTTCAATGCCAACAAAATGACATTCTACGGCAGTATACAACCCAAAGAAATGCTGCGGCAGTTTACCCAGATGCGGGGCGATACGCCCTACGATGGCATCTTATTAGTGACGGATGAAAGCGGTTATGAGTTATCGGACAATCGCAAGGATGTGCCAGTAATGCCTGCACCTTTGTGGGTAGTGCATCTCGGATCGTTGTCACCTGCGTATGACGATGCCACTCTCAAAGCGATTCAAGACAGTGGTGGCGGTGTGTGTACCAAAATTTCCGAAGTTTTGGAGCGACAGGCAACCAAGGCAGCGTTAGGGTCATCTGTGGTCAGTGTGGTGGATGGCTATGCCTGGGTTATGGAAAAAGTTGAGGGAAATAATCAGAGTGCTAATACAACTCAAAAGCCCGACAACAAAGGTTTTGAAGCTCTGGCGGCGCGGCAAATGGTTTTGGGGTTAAGCAAAAAGATAGATGGAAAGCAAATTGCTCAACTGGATGCCATTCATGCGATCGCGAAGACTTACAAAATTGTCACTCCCTACTCGTCCATGATTGTACTGGTCAATGACGAGCAACGAGAGGCACTTAGAATTGCGGAAGCTCAGAAAGACCGTTTTAAGCGTTTGGTTGAAGATGGAAAAGAGCAGCTGAGGCAACCGAACAATCGTTTTAGCGCTAGTGTACCCGAACCGTCCACGATTATCGGATTGGTAGCGATCGCGTTGTTCCTGATTCGTAGTCGTCCACGTAGTGTCAAACTGCCATAG